Proteins encoded by one window of Actinocorallia herbida:
- a CDS encoding class III extradiol dioxygenase subunit B-like domain-containing protein yields MLIAAAVCPHPPLLIPELAGVAAPELDALRASCLRAVGSVAGSGELVVVGGAERTREYPGTASGTFAPYGLDLRVGDGEPVLPLSLTVGRWLLNGREPSAFQAVAFDAPVEECLELGERLAGKDVALLVMGDGSACRDEKAPGHLDERAEPYDREVARALGEADAAALGLLDPGLSDELMAAGRAAWQVLAGAARGRRFSAELLADEAPYGVGYFAAVWR; encoded by the coding sequence TTGCTGATCGCGGCGGCGGTGTGCCCGCATCCGCCCCTGCTCATCCCGGAACTCGCCGGGGTGGCGGCGCCGGAACTCGACGCGCTGCGCGCCTCCTGCCTCCGCGCCGTCGGCTCCGTCGCCGGTAGCGGAGAGCTGGTGGTGGTCGGCGGGGCCGAGCGCACAAGGGAGTACCCGGGGACGGCCTCAGGCACGTTCGCGCCTTACGGGCTGGACCTTCGGGTGGGGGATGGCGAACCCGTCCTGCCGCTCTCCTTGACGGTCGGGCGGTGGCTCCTGAACGGGCGGGAGCCTTCGGCGTTCCAGGCCGTCGCGTTCGACGCGCCGGTGGAGGAGTGCCTGGAGCTCGGGGAAAGGCTCGCCGGGAAGGATGTCGCCCTGCTCGTCATGGGAGACGGTTCGGCCTGCCGGGACGAGAAGGCGCCGGGCCACCTCGACGAACGGGCGGAGCCTTATGACCGGGAGGTCGCGCGGGCGCTCGGGGAAGCCGACGCCGCCGCGCTCGGCCTGCTCGATCCGGGGCTCTCGGACGAGCTGATGGCGGCCGGGCGGGCGGCATGGCAGGTGCTCGCCGGGGCGGCTCGCGGGCGGCGGTTCAGCGCCGAACTGCTCGCGGACGAGGCGCCCTATGGCGTGGGCTATTTCGCCGCGGTGTGGCGCTAG
- a CDS encoding antitoxin — MSIVQKVMDMLGKHADKADSTIDKTGDMIDKKTGNKYKSQIDSAQQKAKETARQIADKQRRSR, encoded by the coding sequence ATGAGCATCGTCCAGAAGGTCATGGACATGTTGGGCAAGCACGCCGACAAGGCGGACTCGACGATCGACAAGACCGGCGACATGATCGACAAGAAGACCGGCAACAAGTACAAAAGCCAGATCGACTCGGCGCAGCAGAAGGCCAAGGAGACCGCCCGGCAGATCGCCGACAAGCAGCGCCGGAGCCGCTAG